A single genomic interval of Mucilaginibacter boryungensis harbors:
- the rplM gene encoding 50S ribosomal protein L13 has translation MNTLSYKTVSANKKTVNKQWVVVDAQGEILGRLSSKIAMMIRGKHKPEFTPNVDCGDNVIVINADKVKLTGNKFSEKQYVSYTGYPGGQRFISPKELMAKHPTRIIEKAVRGMLPKNRLGRALYGNLHVYAGAEHPHAAQNPKAI, from the coding sequence GTGAATACGTTAAGTTACAAAACTGTCTCAGCCAACAAAAAAACCGTTAACAAACAATGGGTTGTTGTTGACGCACAAGGCGAGATTTTGGGGCGCTTGTCTTCTAAGATCGCGATGATGATCCGTGGAAAACACAAGCCAGAGTTCACCCCGAACGTAGACTGCGGCGATAACGTTATTGTTATCAATGCAGACAAGGTAAAACTGACCGGAAACAAATTCAGCGAAAAGCAGTATGTTTCTTACACTGGTTACCCAGGTGGTCAGCGTTTCATTTCTCCTAAGGAGTTAATGGCAAAACATCCAACACGCATAATTGAAAAAGCGGTACGTGGTATGTTACCTAAAAATCGTTTGGGCCGTGCATTGTATGGTAATCTGCATGTTTATGCAGGCGCAGAGCACCCGCATGCAGCACAAAACCCAAAAGCCATTTAA
- a CDS encoding MaoC family dehydratase, whose product MITINNYAEFEAHLGQVLGTSPWHIITQQQISQFAEATIDHQWIHTDPERAATESPFKATIAHGYLTVSLLPYFWNQIADVRNLKMQINYSIENIRFAQAVVVNSKVRLIAKLNAIVNLRGITKATIGVIMEIEGEKKPAYTGEVVFLYHFND is encoded by the coding sequence ATGATCACCATAAACAACTATGCCGAGTTTGAGGCGCACCTTGGCCAGGTATTGGGCACATCGCCCTGGCATATTATTACCCAGCAGCAGATCAGTCAATTTGCCGAGGCTACTATAGATCACCAGTGGATACACACCGACCCTGAACGCGCCGCTACCGAAAGCCCGTTTAAGGCCACAATTGCCCATGGCTATTTAACCGTCTCGCTGCTCCCTTACTTTTGGAACCAGATAGCTGATGTGCGTAACTTAAAAATGCAGATAAACTATAGTATAGAAAATATCAGGTTTGCACAAGCGGTTGTGGTTAACAGTAAGGTGCGGCTGATAGCCAAGCTTAATGCCATAGTAAACCTTAGGGGTATTACCAAAGCTACCATAGGGGTAATCATGGAAATTGAAGGCGAGAAAAAACCGGCCTACACTGGCGAAGTGGTGTTCCTATATCATTTTAATGACTAA
- a CDS encoding NAD-dependent epimerase/dehydratase family protein, translated as MSEKILVIGANGQIGTELVTALRAVHGAGQVIASDINNPAYAIRNSGPFEFVNVLDKDNLHHIFHKHQPTQVYLLAAILSAVGEQKPKMAWDLNMTGLIHVLDLAVEFNVAKVFWPSSIAVFGPHSPQYNTPQYCVMDPNTVYGFSKLAGERWCEYYNTKYGLDVRSLRYPGLIGWRANPGGGTTDYAVHIFHEALKHGKYESFLSADTALPMMYMDDAIRATLTLMDAPAEKLSIRSSYNLAGISFTPKELAALIKDRIPNFEISYADSDPRQAIADSWPKSIDDSQATIDWGWKIEYDLPKMVDDMLANLKKIL; from the coding sequence ATGAGCGAAAAAATATTGGTAATAGGTGCTAACGGGCAAATTGGTACCGAATTGGTTACCGCCCTCAGGGCTGTTCATGGCGCGGGGCAGGTTATCGCCTCGGACATTAATAACCCGGCTTATGCTATCCGCAACAGCGGGCCTTTTGAATTTGTAAATGTGCTGGATAAAGATAACCTGCACCACATATTCCATAAGCATCAGCCTACACAGGTTTATTTGTTAGCCGCCATATTATCGGCAGTAGGCGAGCAAAAACCGAAGATGGCCTGGGATCTGAACATGACCGGCCTTATACATGTGCTTGATTTAGCTGTAGAGTTTAATGTAGCCAAAGTTTTTTGGCCAAGCAGTATTGCCGTTTTTGGCCCGCATTCGCCACAGTATAACACCCCGCAGTATTGCGTGATGGATCCAAACACGGTTTATGGTTTCAGCAAATTAGCCGGCGAGCGCTGGTGTGAATATTATAATACCAAATATGGGCTTGATGTGCGCAGCTTACGGTATCCCGGCCTGATTGGCTGGCGGGCAAATCCGGGCGGCGGCACTACCGATTACGCGGTACATATTTTTCATGAAGCATTGAAGCATGGCAAGTATGAGAGTTTCCTTTCGGCTGATACCGCCTTACCAATGATGTATATGGATGATGCCATCCGTGCTACATTAACCTTAATGGACGCCCCTGCTGAAAAATTGAGTATTCGCAGTAGCTATAACCTGGCAGGGATTAGCTTTACACCAAAGGAACTGGCAGCCCTGATAAAGGATCGCATACCAAACTTTGAGATAAGCTACGCCGATAGCGACCCGCGCCAGGCTATTGCCGATAGCTGGCCTAAATCGATAGATGACAGCCAGGCCACGATAGATTGGGGCTGGAAAATTGAATATGATCTGCCCAAAATGGTGGATGATATGCTGGCGAACCTGAAGAAAATACTATAA
- a CDS encoding YebC/PmpR family DNA-binding transcriptional regulator: protein MGRAFEFRKERKFKRWAKMAVQFTRLGKEIVMAVKAGGGDVNTNSRLRTAVQNAKAVNMPKDRVEAAIKRATNRDEKDYEELVYEGYAPHGVAVLVETATDNTNRTVANVRSYFTKYGGALGKTGSLDFIFTRKAVFTFDPGDRDLEELEFELIDAGLEDLFVEADEAGNDIAVIHTAFEDFGKMQKALEEIGIETKSAKLERVPQSFHEVTEEQAVDIMKLIDRLEEDDDVQAVYHNMAE, encoded by the coding sequence ATGGGAAGAGCATTCGAATTCCGTAAAGAGAGAAAATTTAAGCGCTGGGCCAAAATGGCGGTGCAGTTTACCCGTTTGGGTAAAGAAATTGTAATGGCCGTAAAAGCCGGTGGCGGCGATGTAAATACTAACTCGCGCCTGCGTACTGCGGTGCAGAACGCCAAGGCAGTTAACATGCCTAAAGACCGTGTGGAGGCCGCCATAAAACGCGCCACCAACCGCGATGAGAAAGATTACGAAGAACTGGTATATGAAGGCTATGCGCCGCATGGCGTGGCTGTATTGGTTGAAACCGCTACTGATAACACCAACCGCACTGTAGCCAACGTACGTAGTTACTTTACTAAATATGGCGGTGCGCTGGGTAAAACCGGCTCGCTCGATTTTATTTTTACCCGCAAAGCCGTGTTTACTTTTGACCCTGGTGACCGCGACCTGGAAGAACTGGAGTTTGAATTAATAGACGCTGGTTTAGAAGACCTGTTTGTGGAGGCCGATGAAGCAGGAAACGATATAGCCGTTATCCACACCGCTTTTGAAGATTTTGGTAAAATGCAAAAAGCCTTGGAAGAGATCGGTATCGAAACCAAATCGGCTAAACTTGAACGTGTGCCACAATCATTCCATGAAGTTACGGAAGAGCAGGCAGTTGATATTATGAAGCTAATTGACAGGCTTGAAGAAGACGATGACGTGCAGGCGGTATATCATAATATGGCCGAGTAG
- a CDS encoding SIMPL domain-containing protein, translating to MKPVITAIIIGVAAIVSFAIIAHAYKYRSTTMETIVVTGLAEKDFNSDLIVWNGSYSRKSMDLKTAYAELKTDENSIRNYLLKKGVSVNEMVFSAVVITKSFAPRLDGNGRNIGQEFDGYNLTQTVSVESSNIDKVDHISREATELIQSGIEFNSSAPLFYNTKLKQVKMELLGQASADAKTRAETIAKNAGSSLGKLKKATMGVFQITGKNSNEDYSYGGAFNTSNRFKTGSITIKMEFEAN from the coding sequence ATGAAACCTGTAATTACCGCAATTATCATCGGCGTTGCCGCAATTGTGTCTTTCGCTATTATTGCCCATGCCTATAAGTATCGTTCAACAACTATGGAAACCATTGTTGTGACCGGGCTTGCTGAAAAAGATTTCAATAGCGATTTGATTGTATGGAACGGATCATATTCGCGCAAATCCATGGACTTAAAAACTGCTTATGCCGAGTTAAAAACCGATGAAAATTCCATTCGGAATTACCTGCTTAAAAAAGGGGTATCTGTTAATGAAATGGTTTTTTCTGCAGTGGTAATTACTAAATCGTTTGCTCCCCGGTTAGATGGAAATGGTAGAAATATTGGACAAGAGTTTGATGGTTACAACTTAACGCAAACCGTTAGTGTAGAATCATCAAATATAGATAAGGTGGACCATATTTCGCGCGAAGCAACTGAACTCATTCAAAGCGGTATCGAATTCAATTCGTCAGCACCTTTGTTTTACAATACCAAGCTAAAGCAGGTAAAGATGGAACTGTTAGGCCAGGCCAGCGCCGATGCTAAAACACGCGCGGAAACAATTGCTAAAAATGCCGGCAGTTCATTAGGTAAATTAAAGAAAGCAACTATGGGCGTTTTTCAGATCACAGGGAAAAACAGCAATGAGGATTATAGCTATGGTGGCGCATTCAATACATCAAACCGTTTTAAAACAGGTTCTATAACTATTAAGATGGAATTTGAGGCTAACTAA
- the ruvX gene encoding Holliday junction resolvase RuvX has protein sequence MARLMAFDYGTKRIGIAVTDPLQIIATGLDTIHPNDIIAYLKKYMQTEQIERFIVGEPKQMDNTPSQSAQHVKGFVNLLKKQFPDIHISMLDERFTSKMASAAILASGRNKKDRQDKGLVDTVSATILLQSYMQGMSF, from the coding sequence ATGGCAAGGTTAATGGCCTTCGATTACGGCACCAAACGCATCGGCATAGCCGTAACAGATCCGCTGCAAATTATTGCCACCGGACTGGATACCATACACCCTAACGATATTATAGCGTATTTGAAAAAATACATGCAAACCGAGCAGATTGAACGCTTTATAGTGGGCGAACCAAAACAAATGGATAACACGCCCTCGCAATCGGCACAGCATGTAAAGGGATTTGTTAATTTGCTGAAGAAGCAGTTCCCGGATATCCACATCTCCATGCTGGATGAACGTTTCACATCAAAAATGGCTTCGGCAGCCATCCTGGCCAGCGGACGCAATAAAAAAGATCGGCAGGATAAAGGTTTGGTAGATACCGTATCGGCCACCATACTGCTGCAATCCTATATGCAGGGAATGTCTTTTTGA